In Rutidosis leptorrhynchoides isolate AG116_Rl617_1_P2 chromosome 2, CSIRO_AGI_Rlap_v1, whole genome shotgun sequence, one genomic interval encodes:
- the LOC139892239 gene encoding protein BEARSKIN2-like gives MTSSNGGVPPGFRFHPTDEELLHFYLKKKISFEKFDMDVIREVDLNKIEPWDLQERCKIGSTPENEWYFFSHKDKKYPTGSRTNRATNAGFWKATGRDKCIRTTSKKIGMRKTLVFYRGRAPHGQKTDWIMHEYRLEDLDDHHDPLNPISSSSEDGWVICRVFKKRNLFKVGGNESSSGSIALEQHNNNMIQPRSFPYDQENHQYLQYHQQQQQQQQQQQHQQQNFDLGLNYSHHEYPNLIPTNKSLGYGFMNLPSEDSPLMVRQLMSNPRDCDSGSCNNQLDVGYQACEPGLEVDTSEPTQSLVNLNVRKETLNEWGMIDRGLVTSHIGQPNEDANSTKGLLRYRDDATSSSSMQPINQLSLRGGMEFWDYGK, from the exons ATGACGTCATCAAACGGAGGCGTTCCACCGGGGTTCCGGTTTCACCCTACTGATGAAGAGCTGCTTCATTTCTACTTGAAGAAGAAGATTTCATTTGAAAAGTTTGATATGGATGTCATTAGGGAAGTTGACTTGAACAAAATTGAACCATGGGACCTTCAAG AGAGATGCAAGATAGGGTCAACGCCCGAAAATGAGTGGTACTTCTTTAGCCATAAGGATAAGAAGTATCCGACAGGATCAAGGACAAATCGAGCAACGAACGCAGGGTTTTGGAAAGCAACCGGACGAGATAAATGCATTCGTACCACGTCCAAGAAAATTGGTATGAGAAAAACCCTAGTTTTCTATCGAGGACGCGCTCCTCATGGCCAAAAGACTGATTGGATCATGCACGAGTATcgtcttgaagatcttgatgatcaTCATGATCCTCTCAATCCCATTTCAAGTTCTTCC GAAGACGGATGGGTGATTTGTCGCGTGTTTAAAAAGAGAAACTTGTTCAAGGTTGGCGGAAATGAATCATCAAGTGGTAGCATAGCGTTAGAACAACATAACAACAATATGATCCAACCGCGTTCGTTCCCATATGATCAAGAAAATCATCAATACTTACAatatcatcaacaacaacaacaacaacaacaacaacaacaacatcaacagcaAAACTTCGATTTAGGCCTCAACTACTCTCATCATGAGTACCCGAACCTTATCCCTACCAATAAGTCTCTTGGATATGGTTTTATGAACCTTCCTTCGGAAGATTCACCACTCATGGTTAGACAACTCATGTCAAATCCTCGAGATTGTGATAGTGGTAGCTGCAATAATCAGCTCGACGTAGGGTACCAAGCTTGTGAGCCTGGTTTAGAAGTAGATACTTCTGAACCAACTCAAAGCTTGGTTAACTTAAATGTAAGAAAAGAGACTTTAAATGAGTGGGGAATGATCGATAGGGGGCTTGTAACTTCACATATCGGTCAGCCTAACGAGGATGCCAATTCGACGAAAGGGTTGTTGAGGTATCGAGATGATGCCACATCATCATCTTCGATGCAACCCATCAACCAACTCTCCTTGCGAGGAGGAATGGAATTTTGGGACTATGGAAAGTAG